The window aaaatggataaataTTTAAGCTTTCAATAAAGTAGAAGTTTTAACCGTGTATAATACCtcattttattatcattatgaCAAAGTTtttaaaccataaaattaTTACACCACCAAACCAAAAGCCAAAAACTTGGACAAACGAAACACACACAAGTTACAACCGTTTACATTAGTTTATGCGGGCCGATAAGATGACATACTCGGAGGAATTAAATTGGTCTCTTCCCTGTTGAATTTAAGCCGTCGAGCCTCTTCTGTGGACACTCTATAAGCACTCGCAATGACTTGAACTGGGAATGCTCTCATTGCGGAGATGCGCCCGGCCAATGTGTTAATCATGGCGTTATCGTTCGTCTTGAATGAAACCCACTCGAACCCTTCATCGCTTGCTTTCTTCAATACGGCAAAGTTTTGTGGAACCACTAGAACCTGTCGTTGTTGCAACTCGCCGTCGAATACGGTTTGGCCTCTGCAGTTTACTACTTGTACTCTCGCTCTCCCTCTTGTTACGAATATTACGCTGTGCGCATTTTGGTTCCAGTGTGGAACGTACATTGCATTCTGTggtaataatacaaaaattttaagtaatCTAGAAAGTCACATTTCAAACAGCTCTAAATTGTGTCACACGTTTGCTTACTCTGTAGAGAACACCCCGTTCGGCACTGAGCTGAAGCCAGCGGAGGATGGGGAAGCGGTGGCTGTTGGTGGTGCTAAGACGACCGGCTTCCGGTGTGTACATATCAGCACGTGAAGCATCACCAATGTTCTCCTTCATTCTCATTGAGCAAATAGTTTCATCCAAACCATTGTCATCCCATCGACGACCTTGGTGGCGCTCACGTTGTCTTTgcatctcttcttcttgttccTCTTCCCATTCTTGTTCCTCTCCTCTGCGTCCTCCTCTTGATCTTGGTGGTCTGATCACCTGAAGTTGTCCCTCAACCTTTATGATGTTGCGTCTGAAGTCATCTCCTCCCCGAAGCTTGCTCGCCAACTCAATGTTTATGTTCAGAATTTCTGCAAGAACTCTATCGTCAAAGGCATAGaagatattgtttttgttacttGATCCTTCCTTGCGACCGCTGTGTCGTCCTTGCTCTCCCTTCCATTGCGATCTCCACTCTGGGAACTCCTCCTCTGGGTTTCCAGCCAAGTAGAAAGCCTTCATAGTTTACAGAAAAgggaaattaaatttactgtAACGTCTCAGCAATATCGATTGAGCAAAAAAGGCTGTAAACATAACAGACATACCCTAGGATGGAAGTCAAGTTGGTTGGCGTGGTTACTAACATCAAGAAGAACCACTGCAATTAATTTCTCATTGCCATCATTGTAGGTCCAATGAGCAGAACCAGCCGGCACAGCGAAGAGGTCGCCGGCACGTACATGGCGAATCTTTTGATGCTGATCTCGGAACGCCCCAGCCGATTTCTGAGACTCTTGGTACGTTTGAGGGCAACCCGGGAGTACAACTCCTTTAATACCTCTCCCTATTCCACAG of the Cucumis sativus cultivar 9930 chromosome 3, Cucumber_9930_V3, whole genome shotgun sequence genome contains:
- the LOC101217626 gene encoding 11S globulin translates to MGNPLHFLSLSLCFLVLFNGCLATKENFHDVSRRFREGQSRYRECRLDMLEALEPSRRIEAEGGVIEMWDPSHEMFRCAGVAIQRYIIDPNGLLLPQYTNAPRLMYIESGRGIKGVVLPGCPQTYQESQKSAGAFRDQHQKIRHVRAGDLFAVPAGSAHWTYNDGNEKLIAVVLLDVSNHANQLDFHPRAFYLAGNPEEEFPEWRSQWKGEQGRHSGRKEGSSNKNNIFYAFDDRVLAEILNINIELASKLRGGDDFRRNIIKVEGQLQVIRPPRSRGGRRGEEQEWEEEQEEEMQRQRERHQGRRWDDNGLDETICSMRMKENIGDASRADMYTPEAGRLSTTNSHRFPILRWLQLSAERGVLYRNAMYVPHWNQNAHSVIFVTRGRARVQVVNCRGQTVFDGELQQRQVLVVPQNFAVLKKASDEGFEWVSFKTNDNAMINTLAGRISAMRAFPVQVIASAYRVSTEEARRLKFNREETNLIPPSMSSYRPA